The bacterium genomic sequence CATTCCTCGTTCAGGAAACGCCGAAGAGCGCTGAAAGTCAGACCCCAGCGTTCTGGCCCGCCTCAGGCCTCGGAAGAGATCGCACGAGAAGATACCAAACTACGGCGTCTGCACGGAGCTCCTGCCGACTGTGAAATACGGCCAAGTATCGCTGACTTTGCCCTCGGTGTCGGTCGCGACCAGTTCAAGCAAAAATCGTCCTGCGGAAAGGAAGCCAGGAGAAACCTCAGTGTTGAGGCTGTATTCGCCGTCTGTACCGTTTGGCAGTAGAACCAGTCCCGTGGGCTGCCCGTTCAGGAGCACCTCAACGGAAGCGATCTTGGACGTGCCAAGCGGATGATAGACCTCGGCGTTGATCGTCAAGAGGCCACCGTCAGCGTCGGTGACGTTCGATAGGCCGTAACCCGCGGACAGTATCGTTGGCCAATACTCAGGCGGCGGCTCTGAGCCAGGCCCAAATGCGTATAGGCAGCACGTTACAGGATTATCGAAATCCTGGGCGAACATGTATATGCGATTATCCGGCCCGATCGCCGGCTCGCAACCCGCCCAAGACAGATTGGTAGGGCCAGCGCCGTATTCCTTATGGCTTACGAGCGCCCCTCGCATATCGAAGACGTCCGAGCAGCAAACAACGCGCTGAGGCACGCCCTGCTCGTACTCGGTCCGGGAGTAGAAGACATAAACCAGCTCATCCGCATCGATTATCGGGTGGTTAGGCAGGTCGTAGCTTCTGTCCCTGCTGTCTGCCCACTCATTTGACCACAGGAAGGCCCCATCTGTGGTCACCGCACTCAGAATCTGGGAGCGGTTCTCGGCACTGGTATTGTCCCAGAATGCGTAGCATATACCCCTTTGGGAGTCTAATGCCAAAGGCCAGCCCATCCCGTCATTGATTCCCTCGTCGTAGGAGTATTGGTCTCCTTGCAGCCTCTCCCAGACCAACTCGCCTGTCTGGAGGTCAAAGGCGATGATGCTGGGTTCCCTGTGCTCGAGGCTTGGGCGGACTATCACCTGGCCGTTGCCGTCGTCAACCACGGGGAAACCAAGAGCCATGTTGTCGTTCCGCCAGCGCAGCGTCCCGTTCGCCTCAAAGCAGAGCAATGAGGTCGGCAGCTCGGCCGCCCAGATGTCGTTCAGGTCCGCCACACATACGATTATTCCGCCATCCCGGCTAACCGCTGGCGGAAACAGCAGGTTCAGGCCGCCCAGCTCAAACATCCAACACAGTGTTCCTTCAGGCGAAATTCTCGCGATGGCCCCGGGGGCGCCTATGCTGTCGTCGCCCTTGCGCATCGGCAGGATGATCTCGCCGGCAGGGCCGATAGCGGGCGTCAAGAAATAGTAATCGTCGGAGAGGTCGGGAATCGTGTATTCACCGATCTTTGCGCCGCTCACGTTGAAAGTGCGCAGCGTGTTGACTAAACCCGCATAAACTCGGTCGCCGCAGATAAGCCCCACCTCGGTCCCATAGCAATAAGCTGGTCCAAGGTCCTCTTGGAAAGAGAGCCGACCATCTCTGTCGTAAGCGCAGAGCTTGTGGTCTAGCGCGAAGACCGTCCCATCCTCGGCAACGGTCGCGTAGAGCGCCCCCTCATGTTCGGTCGGGACCCTCCAAAGAAGCGATATCTCTGCTCCCGGGCCCTGGAAACTGCTCTGATTGGTGCGCGCGCTGTTTGCCCCGACCATCGCCCACGGCGCCTCGGCCAGCGCCACGGTCGCTAAGAGCACGATTGAAAAAACGACCACAACCGACAAGCTTGGGCAAACCCTACTGTGGAACATGTCCGTCCTCCTGCTCATGGTTTTCAGGTTCGT encodes the following:
- a CDS encoding PQQ-binding-like beta-propeller repeat protein, producing MFHSRVCPSLSVVVVFSIVLLATVALAEAPWAMVGANSARTNQSSFQGPGAEISLLWRVPTEHEGALYATVAEDGTVFALDHKLCAYDRDGRLSFQEDLGPAYCYGTEVGLICGDRVYAGLVNTLRTFNVSGAKIGEYTIPDLSDDYYFLTPAIGPAGEIILPMRKGDDSIGAPGAIARISPEGTLCWMFELGGLNLLFPPAVSRDGGIIVCVADLNDIWAAELPTSLLCFEANGTLRWRNDNMALGFPVVDDGNGQVIVRPSLEHREPSIIAFDLQTGELVWERLQGDQYSYDEGINDGMGWPLALDSQRGICYAFWDNTSAENRSQILSAVTTDGAFLWSNEWADSRDRSYDLPNHPIIDADELVYVFYSRTEYEQGVPQRVVCCSDVFDMRGALVSHKEYGAGPTNLSWAGCEPAIGPDNRIYMFAQDFDNPVTCCLYAFGPGSEPPPEYWPTILSAGYGLSNVTDADGGLLTINAEVYHPLGTSKIASVEVLLNGQPTGLVLLPNGTDGEYSLNTEVSPGFLSAGRFLLELVATDTEGKVSDTWPYFTVGRSSVQTP